In Salvelinus namaycush isolate Seneca chromosome 12, SaNama_1.0, whole genome shotgun sequence, the DNA window ggcagaacccggtattcaaaatgccctaacggagtgttaaacgccgttttccactcgtccccctctctgatgcgtacgagatggtaagcgttacgaaggtccaacttagtaaagaacctggctccctgcagcatctcgaaggctgacgacataaggggaagcggataacgattcttaaccgttatgtcattcagccctcgataatccacacaggggcgcagagtaccgtccttcttcttaacaaagaaaaaccccgctccggcgggagaggaagaaggcaccacggtaccggcgttgagagaaacagacagataatcctcgagagccttacgttcgggagccgacagagagtaaagtctaccccgagggggagtggtccccggaaggagatcaatacaacaatcatacgaccggtgaggaggaagggagctggctctggaccgactgaagaccgtgcgcagatcatgatattcctccggcactcctgtcaagtcaccaggttcctcctgagtagaggggacagaagacacaggagggatagcagacattaaacacttcacatgacaagaaacgttccaggataggatagaattactagaccaattaatagaaggattatgacatactagccagggatgacccaaaacaacaggtgtaaaaggtgaacgaaaaatcaaaaaggaaatggtctcactgtggttaccagatactgtgagggttaaaggtagtgtctcacatctgatactggggagaagactaccatctaaggcgaacatgggcgtgggcttccctaactgtctgagaggaatgtcatgtttccgagcccatgcttcgtccataaaacaaccctcagccccagagtctatcaaggcactgcaggaagcagccgaaccggtccagcgtagatggaccgacaaggtagtacaggatcttgatggagagacctgagtagtagcgctcaccagtagccctccgcttactgatgagctctggccttttactggacatgacatgacaaaatgtccagcagaaccgcaatagagacaaaggcggttggtgattctccgttccctctccttagtcgagatgcgaatacctcccagctgcatgggctcagtctctgagctgatgggagaagatggttgagatgcggagaggggaaacaccgttaacgcgagctctcttccacgagctcggtgacgaagatctacccgtcgttctatgcggatggcgagtgcaatcaaagagtccacgctggaaggaacctcccgggagagaatctcatccttaacctcagcgtgaagtccctccagaaaacgagcgagcaacgccggctcgttccagtcactggatgcagcaagagtgcgaaactctatagagtaatccgttatggatcgatcaccttgacatagggaagccaggaccctggaagcctccttcccaaaaactgaacgatcaaaaacccgtatcatctcctctttaaagctctgataatcgttagtacactcagcccttgcctcccagatagctgtgccccactcccgagcccgaccagtaaggagtgatatgacgtaggcgatccgagctctctctcgtgagtatgtgttgggctggagagaaaacacaatatcacactgggtcagaaaggagcggcactcagtgggttgcccagagtaacatggtgggttattaaccctaggttccgaagactcggaagaccaggaagtaacaggtggcacgagacgaagactctgaaactgtcctgagaggttggaaacctgagcggccagggtctcaacggcatgacgagcagcagacaattcctgctcgtgtctgccgagcatagctccctggatctcgatggcagtgttgcgagaatccgtagtcgctgggtccatactggtcggatctttctgttatgcagatgaatgaggacccaaaagcgacttaacaaaaacagagtctttattccaaactaaaacaaaacggtactcctggatatatcttagatgacacctgctcacacgcagcatctgatgaaggcaaaaacacgacagggcggaaccaggacgcctgctcacacgcagcatctgatgaaggcaaaaacacgacagggcggaaccaggacacgaaacagcaaacatcaaacaaagatccgacaaggacagaagcggaaaacagagggagaaataggaactctaatcagagggcaaaataggggacaggtgtgaaagattaaatgaggtagttaggagaatgaggaacagctgggagcaggaacggaacgatagagagagagcaagagaggaagagagggaggggaagagagagggaaagaacctactaagaccagcagagggagacaaatggaagggaagcacagggacaagacatgataatcaaaagacaaaacatgacagttacgttacagccttattctaaaattgataacatttccccccatcaatctaaacacaataccccacaatgacaaagcgaaaagttttttcgaaatttttgcaaattaggtatgacgctacacctgtatttgggtttctcccattattttctgtaagctttgtcaggttggatggggaatgtcgctgcacagctattttcaggtctctccggagatgttcgaccgggttcaagtctggggatctctctgtactttgctctgttcatctttctctcggtccggactagtctcccagtccctgccgctgaaaaacatccccacagcatgatgctgccaccaccatacttcaccgtagggatggtgccagttttcctccagacgtgatgcttggcattcaggccaaagagttcaatcttggtttcatcagaccagagaatcttgtttgtcatggtctgagagtcctttaggttccttttggcaaactccaagcgggctgtgatgtgccttttactgaggtgttgcttccgtctggccactctaccataaagacccgattggtggagtgctgcaaagatggttgaccttctggaaggttctcccatctccacagaggaactctggagctctgtcagagtgaccatcgggttcttggtcacctccctaaccaaggcccttctcccccgattgctcagtttggccgggcggccagctctaggaagagtcttggtggttccaaacttcttccatttaagaatgatggaggccactgtgttcttggggactttcaatgcagCAGATGttttttggcacccttccccaaatctgtctctcaacacaatcctgtttcggagctctacagacagaattccttcgacctcatggcttagtttttgctccggcatgcactgtcaactatgggatcttatatagacaggtgtgtgccttcaaatcatgtccaatcaattgaatttaccacagatggactcaaggcaaagggtggctactttgaagaatctcaaatatattttaatttaacacttttttggttacatatgtgttatttcatagtttgaggtcatcactattattctacaatgtagaaaatagttaaaataaagaaaaacccttgaatgagtaggtgttttgactggtactgtatatatacacatactttTTATCTAGCTGTGGATCCCCTGCAGTACCTCTGCAGACCTCCAGGGGCTGGTCCTGGTTATTTGTATATTGATCCGGATTATCCCTGCATTACAGAAACTCAAAAGTGCTGAATATGTTTTTATGCACATTCATAGACTTTCCTGAATGATTTCCCATATGACATAATATAATGACAATAGTGAAATGTATGGGTAACTTTTTGATGTAGTAGATTTGTATTGGGTCACTCCACCATATACAGAATAAACATTTGATACAAAAGTCCCTTGACGTTTTCAGGCAGTCAAGATCAGGGTTCACATCTGCATTGAGAGTAAGCCAGAGTCTGACTgatcaatggtgtgtgtgtgtactgtatgtccgTATCAGATACGGATGGTATACGAGTCTGAATGGGTTACATAGCGGACCCAGCGTTGCGACGGTCCAGGCTGTATCGGGGACAGGCGGAGGAATCTAATTTGCAGTCCTGTGCAGGTGTACTTCGGCAGCTCAAAGCTCAGACTGACCGGTCCCACTTCCTGTAACGAGGCAGAGCTAAGGCCAGAGACCTCCAGCTgaatgtacagagagagaggaagtggtcagcatgttagacaaCTTTGTATATGATTGACCATCTACTATTAGGGGCATATAATGCACTTGCAAAGTTACCACTAACGTACaagaccagtcaaaagtttggacacacctactcattcaagggtttttctttatttgactattttctacattgtagaataaatgtgaagacattaaaactatgaaataacacatatggaatcatgtagaaaccaaaaaagtgtaaaacaaatcaaaatctattttatatttgagattcttcaaagtagccaccctttgccttaatgacagctttgcacacacatGGTATTCTCTCAcatggtattctctcaaccagcgcatgcatttcaattaacaggtatgccttgttaaaagttaatttgtggaatttctttccttcttaatgcatttgagccaatcagttgtgttgtgacaaggtagggttggtatacagaagatagctctatttagtaaaagaccaagtccatattatggcaagaacagctcaaataagcaaagtgaaccaacagtccatcattactttaagacatgaatgtcagtcaatccggaaaatttcaagaactttcttcaagtacagtcgcaaaaaccatcaagcgctatgataaaactggctctcatgaggaccgccacaggaaaggaagattagttaattagttaccagcctcagaaattgccaattaactgcacctcagattgcagcccaaataacagagttcaagtaacagacatctcaacatcaactgttcagaggagactgcgtgaatcaggccttcatggtttttcaacaggacaatgacccaaaacacatctccaggctgtgtaagggctatttgaccaagaagaagagcgatggagtgctgcatcagatgacctggcctccacaatcacccgacctcaacccaattgagatggtttgggatgagttgaccgcagagtgaaggaaaagcagccaacaagtgctcaggatGTGAAAACTctttcaagacagttggaaaaacattcctcatgaagcaggttgagagaatgccgagagtgtgcaaagctgtcaataaagcaaagggtggctactttgaagaatctcaaatgtaaaataaaatatatttagatttgtttcacacttttttggttactacatgattccatatgtgttatttcatacctttgatctcttcactattattatacaatgtagaaaatagtacaaataaagaaaaaccgttgaatgaatagttttgtccaaacttttgaatggttcTGCATGTTAACCATTCGAAGCTGTCTGCATATGCATCCTTGCTCTATGCGAAATGGCTCATGGATTTTGAGAACCTGATCTGCACCTAACAATCTGATCTACAGCAAACACGTGTGCAAAGAGGTGATTCTTCCTGATTGATAAGAAGTTCCTGATATCATAATCAttgaaactgacctattatacCCTCTCACTACCAGTATCTACTATTTCCATGTTTCCCATTGTTGTTCTGATTATGTTTAGTCACCTTGAACAGGGCGGAGAGCTGGGCTCCCCCAGGGAAGCGAGGGATCTCCCAATGGACAGCCTTGTTTTTTGGCTGCAGCTCAGCACTCTGGTCCGGGCTGCTCAACTCCTGAGAGAGACTGGAGAACAAAGAgggtgagaaaagagagaggagggggagcttgttatgtagtgggggggggggttacacaTAGTGAGAGACAAAGCAAAAGATGGAGGGAACATGAGATAGAAAAAGGAGTTTCTTCTCACCGAAGCGAGCCCTTGGGTACCGGTATTGTAATAGAAACATTAATAGCAGCGCTGTAAGAGAAAAGAGATTGCCTCAGTGACAGAGGGACCTAAGTTGCAGCCCAGTCAGATAAGGCAAGGACAATCACACTGACAGACTACATGATCATATGTTATTAAACTATTATAATGTGCATCATAAAACATGATAAAGTGTTCAATGACTACCACATATGCTCCATGCAAACTCTACATTCTTAACATACAGAAAATGCATATCAGCAAATAAGCATTTCCTGTTAATGGAGAACTGACCTCTTTGGGGGCAGGTCGCACCGCAGCTTCAGGTACATCAACAACCTACAGGGAAAGAACAAGTGGTTGGCTTGTTTAAACACTTCATTTCCCAACACTCAAGTTAGTAAAATGGGGAAGTTAAAATGACTGTCATCAAGAGTAAGGGAAATCTGTGTGTTCTACATATTTTGAGATGGTTCTGGTAAAGGGTTCTCTACCCAAAATGAATGAACAGTGTTCTGTACCTGCCACCACTGTCCCTCTCTATAGAAGGGAATAGACGGAATGGAGGGGCTGTGGGCAGGTCATCACACAACTGGTATTGCATCACTGTTTGCTAGAGAACGAAAAGGTTTGTGAGAAACTGTGAGAGAGAATACATTTGTTTATGTAACAGTGAGATACAAGtattgttgtttgtgtgtgtgcatgtgatttAGTAAATTCCATGAGCACCTCTCCTTGGCTGGGACACACTTTCAGGATTCTGTAGGTGTCAAACTCATCCAGCCTGACAGCCTGGTGGAAGCTGCACTCATCCACACGAACAGCTGCCCCATaacctgagaggagagagggtgggggaaggGAAATTACATTTGGAATATAGGGCAGAATCCTAATTTGAATAAAAGCAGATAGCAGACATTTGTGTAGTGCCTTGATGTCAATGAGAGAGCTGAACGAGAATGTGTGCAAATCTGAATCTATGGGAATTCAGCCCATAGTGACTGTGCTCTTCCACAACAAGGATACGAGTACAACTAAAGGTCAATAACATCCATTATGACAATCAATGCTGTGGCAGGGAATCATACGTTTTAATACAATGGCCTCATATTCATCTAATGCAGGATTTTACAGGAAGTGTAGTAATCATTCAGGTCACCCATACAGTCAGCACAGTGACTGCCAATCTTATAAAATTGACTAATCTAGCCAGTGAAGGATGTAGTATTTGCAAAGGGATGGTACCAACCGCTCAGCTGGGACTTTCCTATGCTGAACTCTTCATTCAGTCCAATCCGCATCTCTATCGACAGGGTGAGGAACAGagaagagggggaaagggagagaaagtgatGAGAATTTGGCATGGAGGAATTTGGATTTGTACTTGCCCTCTATTTACCGTGCCTCCTCTGGCAGCTTATCATTCAAAATGAAGACTTGAAACACAAAAGCTCACCTGAGCAACTTGGCATGTAACACTTCACTCTGATCTCTCCCTCAATGTCTGCCTTCATCAGAACTCCCTGGGGAACAGTGAGGGAATTTATTCCGTTCATGATCATTCAGCAATAACATCCTTATATACACTTACAGAAATATAAAACGCAAAATTATATTTCTGGTCTGGTACAGTTTTAAACATAAGTATCAAATGTAATTGCTTttagagagagaaatggaaaggACAGACAGTAAGTATAGGTTAAAGTGCAACTCTGCCACTTTTCAAGCTCATATTCATGATCTCCAGCACCAAGCCAGAGATGTGAAAACGGCGCATTTCTACACCttgtagaaaaaatatataactttAAGGTTCTACCCAATGACCTCATCAGAAGTTacaacagtgattttcaaacactatgaGATGTGCGCTGACTTGGGGAGCAAGAAACTCGTTacaggttttgaaaatcacaaTATTTTAAAACGTTTAATCCTACCCTGTGATATCACTAACTACGTTTCCCTCCACAGtttatgtgagtaaagtcatATTGCGTAAAAAAATGCAGACAGAAaatttgtttgttatttttctgttttttgtgtGAGAAATGGAGGTTGAAACACATTTAaatgcaaatattgatataataaccatcatatcgaagtaaatttagtcacgtgatgatatgtggtgtgtgtggtcctactacgactcgggaaaccatgcagtttagtAGGCTAGCGATTACTtcatgcctgctcccgctctccctctctggcgctcgagggtgcCAGGCTGCTCTTCATTAcgtacacctgtcaccatcattacgcgcatcagcgcttactggcctcacctggactccttcactttgttaATCGCCGCCCcatctatatctgtctgttcctccgttggttccccgtgtcagcattaatgtcatTATGTtttcatgtccagacgctgtcctgtcctgtttcatgtccgttgttaattaaatgttcactccctgtacctgctacTCGTCTCCAGCGTCTGTCCTTACAGATTAACTAATTTATGATgagcttcacagggtggtgaaagtgcacggtgatcttgatgctcctttccaataaatatcgagggtcttattctggtgacatgatgatcaatgcttgacaaataaaaatattctcacacttatccataataatctcaccatgtagactagcctacccgcactgtatctgcaagctgttggctagagcccacgtgccaagaccagagtagtaggcacatttgctattgaaaacttaagcgaaaaagtaaattttgtgtgcactacgtcatcacgcactgacttTTATCCGCAACATGTCAGTTTGGTAGAAAcacggcctcccgagtggcccagtggtctaaggcaaagctgtgccactagagattctgggttcgagttcaggctctgtcgcagccggccgcgaccgggagacccatggggcggcacacaataggggagggtttggctggcagggatgtccttgtcccatcgcgtgGCGGGCCAGGCATAGTGCACGCTGACACTgtcaccaggtgtacagtgtttcctccgacacattggtgcggctggcttacgggttaagtgggcattgtgtcaagaagcagtgctgcttggttgggttgtgtttcaggggacggacggctctcgaccttcacctctcccgagtctgtacaggtgttgcagcgatgagacaagactgtaactaccaattggataccacgaaattgggaagaaaaaggggtaaaaaaaagaaatacaaacATTTGGtagaaacacaccactggtgggaaaatgcacatattttctttatgcatattttagaatattcacatgaaaatctgtcgccaattggatggacaCCTAGCTACAGAGCAGCGTTTTTTTAGGACCATTCTTCTTATCCTCTTAACTACAGATCACAGAAATgcgccattttcacatatgtagagAGTTGCCCTTTAAGGAAGAGATACTGATCATATGCATGGCTCCACCATGTAATCAGTGATACTTACATTGGCACCAATGACTACAGACATCCTTTCAATCACATCCACAAATATCTCGTTTTTGCCTCCCTGAAGACAGAAGGGAAAAAACTAAGTGTtgaatacatatatatatacaaagaATTCATACATATCTGTACATCTTCATCAATCAACACACTAGCACCTAGGAATAGCCCATAACATCCAGCAGTAGACGCATTCTTTACCTGTTCTCCTTGACTTGACACGATGGGCCGTGTGGCAGCTGCACTGGGGGCCACTTTATTCTGCTGGGTGTCTGCTCCAAACTGACCAGGAGGGAAAAGAAAGTGGAATAAAAGAGCTGAGTAAGTAGGACTCAACATGTTAATGTTAAAAAGCAGATAACCAGGAAATGTTAACAAATGGGACCCAGTGCACTTATTTTCAGGGCAGCCCCAAGAGTCAGTGTGATTGTGACCATGCATTGGTGTCTTACCAGCCCCACGTTACTGAGGTCAAACAAGCTGAAGGGTTTGGAGCTGACCGCCTCAGTCTGGATGAAGTTCTTCAAGATATCAGTAGAGGTCGTCTGGATGTAACCAAAGTCCTGATGGGGATAAAGTGAGAGAAAGGtgggacgagagagagggaggaaaatagATGACAGTGGGAATAAGGAGGAACGGAGATAGGCACGGATAACCAGGACCAAAGATAGGGCCTTCAAAATGGCCTAAAGATGGAtgccagaggagagagagaatactcACCACTACCTCATCCAACAGCTCATAAATGAGAGCAAAGTTCATCTGGACAGACTTCTCTGACAGACAACCACAGTAGTCCTTAACCAAGGCTGTTAATCTGTGACAGACAGTAAGCAAAACAttaacgcatgcacacacacacacacacacacacacacacacacacacacacacacacacacacacacacacacacacacacacacacacacacacacaaagtagaggCCAACCTGTAAATCAGGTTGTTGTGGAGAGACTGATGCACACCAAATGAGATATTAAATACACACAGAAAGCTACTTGTAGAATACATTCCTTACAGACACAATTACCTATTTAGGAACTCGATGATGGTGAAGGGAGAGGCATCAGCTTTCGTCGTGGCAACCCAATAGAGCCCTCCCTGTCTGATGTGAACAAAATGCAGCTCCTTGTGTTTCTGTGGGCAACCATGGAGGGAAATCACATTACTGTTTGAAACTATGATTATACCGTAATAGACGGCTGATCAAAACCCACACCATGCCTATTTGCCAAACCCTTCAACTTACCATTACAACTGGAGGCTGGTCACCAGTCAATGCAGTGACCATCTCATAGAATTTGTTGACAGCATCTTTTCCAGCTTCACCACGGACTGACAACTCAGGGTTAAGGCCATTCATTATTCACAGCATTTCCACTGACAACTCACTGGGAGAAATGCCTGAAGTTTAAG includes these proteins:
- the ap4m1 gene encoding AP-4 complex subunit mu-1; the encoded protein is MKAVTIGVTIPGQVTLTLSRLLFGCWKMISQVFILSSKGDHLIYKDFRGEAGKDAVNKFYEMVTALTGDQPPVVMKHKELHFVHIRQGGLYWVATTKADASPFTIIEFLNRLTALVKDYCGCLSEKSVQMNFALIYELLDEVVDFGYIQTTSTDILKNFIQTEAVSSKPFSLFDLSNVGLFGADTQQNKVAPSAAATRPIVSSQGEQGGKNEIFVDVIERMSVVIGANGVLMKADIEGEIRVKCYMPSCSEMRIGLNEEFSIGKSQLSGYGAAVRVDECSFHQAVRLDEFDTYRILKVCPSQGEQTVMQYQLCDDLPTAPPFRLFPSIERDSGGRLLMYLKLRCDLPPKSAAINVSITIPVPKGSLRLSQELSSPDQSAELQPKNKAVHWEIPRFPGGAQLSALFKLEVSGLSSASLQEVGPVSLSFELPKYTCTGLQIRFLRLSPIQPGPSQRWVRYVTHSDSYTIRI